A single window of Candoia aspera isolate rCanAsp1 chromosome 3, rCanAsp1.hap2, whole genome shotgun sequence DNA harbors:
- the LOC134493348 gene encoding LOW QUALITY PROTEIN: selenoprotein Pb-like (The sequence of the model RefSeq protein was modified relative to this genomic sequence to represent the inferred CDS: inserted 1 base in 1 codon; substituted 1 base at 1 genomic stop codon) yields MGYLPPTTKALLLGLVISITVVEGVVVENKTRICQLAPLWKINGIDPMAGMEGRVTVVALLKASUQFCLKQAASLGSLQEKLSGDGVANVSFMIVNEKTPSSWAMYWELKRHTPKGIPVYQQQILEPDVWQILKGNKDDFLIYDRCRKLAFHIQLPYSFLHLPYVEAAVRYTHRKDYCGNCSWYYLDNSQEVNNTASTPVMTTEAPRDKVKXLEVLKDQPEKKNQEAPKFIVQNHSHHGGINRAQLSLHSXNYSENHQTRESH; encoded by the exons ATGGGCTACTTGCCCCCGACCACAAAAGCCTTGCTGTTGGGACTGGTGATTTCTATTACAGTGGTGGAAGGAGTTGTGGTTGAGAACAAAACCAGAATATGCCAACTGGCCCCACTCTGGAAAATAAATGGCATAGACCCAATGGCTGGGATGGAAGGCCGGGTGACAGTGGTGGCTCTTCTGAAGGCTAGCTGACAGTTCTGTCTCAAGCAAGCAGCCAG ccttggcagcttgcaaGAGAAATTGTCTGGTGATGGCGTGGCCAATGTCAGTTTCATGATTGTGAATGAAAAGACCCCTTCCTCCTGGGCAATGTATTGGGAACTCAAACGGCATACTCCCAAAGGCATCCCAGTTTACCAGCAACAAATCCTGGAACCTGATGTCTGGCAAATCCTAAAGGGCAACAAGGATGACTTTCTGATATATGACAG GTGCAGGAAGCTAGCTTTCCATATCCAGTTGCCATACAGTTTTCTGCACTTACCATATGTTGAGGCAGCTGTGCGCTACACACACCGCAAAGACTACTGTGGCAATTGTTCCTGGTATTATCTGGACAACAGCCAGGAG GTGAATAACACAGCAAGTACTCCTGTGATGACAACTGAGGCTCCCAGAGACAAAGTGA ACCTGGAAGTATTGAAAGACCAgcctgaaaagaaaaatcaagaggCACCTAAGTTCATAGTCCAGAACCATTCCCATCATGGGGGAATTAACAGAGCCCAGCTATCCCTCCATTCATAAAACTATTCAGAGAACCACCAAACAAGGGAATCTCACTAA